One genomic window of Xanthobacter dioxanivorans includes the following:
- the guaB gene encoding IMP dehydrogenase — protein sequence MTSPIANVPPVVEAAPGRARFREALTFDDVLLTPGASEVMPGEVEVSTQLTRTISLNLPIISAAMDTVTESRLAIAMAQAGGIGVIHRNLSPELQAEHVRQVKKYESGMVVNPVTIHPDETLSDALTLMKRYSISGIPVVERGTGGIAGRLVGILTNRDVRFAHNPDQRVAELMTKDRLITVREGQVNQEEAKHLLHQYRIEKLLVVDDNERCVGLITVKDIEKAVAYPTAAKDEQGRLRVAAATTVGEDGFERTERLIDAGVDLVVVDTAHGHSRKVLDQVSRIKRLSNKTQILAGNIATSEGARALIDAGADAVKVGIGPGSICTTRIVAGVGVPQLTAVMDAVEACYATGTPVVADGGIKYSGDLAKALAAGASAAMVGSLLAGTDESPGEVFLFQGRSYKSYRGMGSVGAMARGSADRYFQAEVRDTLKLVPEGIEGQVAYKGPVGAVLHQLAGGLRAAMGYVGGRTLKEFREKAQFVRISSAGLRESHVHDVVITRESPNYPTSV from the coding sequence ATGACCTCCCCGATTGCGAACGTGCCCCCCGTCGTCGAAGCCGCCCCCGGACGTGCGCGCTTCCGCGAGGCGCTGACGTTCGACGACGTGCTGCTGACCCCCGGCGCCTCCGAGGTGATGCCCGGCGAGGTGGAGGTTTCCACCCAGCTCACCAGGACCATCTCCCTCAACCTGCCCATCATCTCGGCCGCCATGGACACGGTGACCGAATCGCGCCTCGCCATCGCCATGGCCCAGGCCGGCGGTATCGGCGTCATCCACCGCAACCTCTCGCCCGAGCTGCAGGCCGAGCACGTGCGGCAGGTGAAGAAGTACGAATCCGGCATGGTGGTGAACCCGGTCACCATCCATCCCGACGAGACCCTCTCCGATGCCCTCACGCTGATGAAGCGCTATTCCATCTCCGGCATCCCGGTGGTGGAGCGCGGCACCGGCGGCATCGCCGGCCGCCTCGTGGGCATCCTCACCAACCGTGACGTGCGCTTCGCCCACAATCCCGACCAGCGGGTGGCCGAGCTGATGACCAAGGACCGGCTCATCACCGTGCGCGAGGGGCAGGTGAACCAGGAGGAGGCCAAGCACCTCCTGCACCAGTACCGCATCGAGAAGCTGCTGGTGGTGGACGACAACGAGCGCTGCGTCGGCCTGATCACGGTGAAGGACATCGAGAAGGCGGTGGCCTATCCCACCGCCGCCAAGGACGAGCAGGGCCGCCTGCGCGTCGCCGCCGCCACCACGGTGGGCGAGGACGGCTTCGAGCGCACCGAGCGCCTCATCGACGCCGGCGTGGACCTGGTGGTGGTGGATACCGCCCACGGCCATTCCCGCAAGGTGCTGGACCAGGTCAGCCGCATCAAGCGCCTGTCCAACAAGACCCAGATCCTGGCCGGCAACATCGCCACGTCCGAAGGCGCGCGGGCGCTGATCGATGCCGGCGCGGACGCGGTGAAGGTGGGCATCGGCCCCGGCTCCATCTGCACCACCCGCATCGTCGCCGGCGTGGGCGTGCCGCAGCTCACCGCCGTCATGGACGCGGTGGAGGCGTGCTACGCCACCGGCACCCCGGTGGTGGCGGACGGCGGCATCAAGTATTCCGGCGACCTCGCCAAGGCGCTGGCGGCGGGGGCTTCCGCCGCCATGGTGGGCTCGCTGCTCGCCGGCACCGACGAGAGCCCCGGCGAGGTGTTCCTGTTCCAGGGCCGCTCCTACAAGTCCTATCGCGGCATGGGCTCGGTGGGCGCCATGGCGCGCGGCTCGGCCGACCGCTACTTCCAGGCGGAGGTGCGCGACACCCTGAAGCTGGTGCCGGAAGGCATCGAGGGGCAGGTGGCCTACAAGGGCCCGGTGGGCGCGGTGCTGCACCAGCTCGCCGGCGGCCTGCGCGCCGCCATGGGCTATGTGGGCGGGCGCACCCTCAAGGAGTTCCGCGAGAAGGCGCAGTTCGTGCGCATCTCCTCCGCCGGCCTGCGCGAGAGCCACGTGCATGACGTGGTCATCACCCGCGAGAGCCCGAACTATCCCACCAGCGTGTGA